The sequence below is a genomic window from Croceicoccus marinus.
AGCGGGCCAGTCGATTGGGCGTCGCAACCACGCACGAAGGCATCGACGGGCTCGCCCGGCTGGATGTCTGGCCCGAAATCGGGGTGGTGTTCGATGCAACGTCGGCATCGGTCCACCAGCGGCATTCCAGTGTCGTGACCGGGGCAGGCAAGGTCATGATCGACCTGACCCCGGCAGCAATCGGTCCTTATGTGATCCCGGTCGTCAATGGCGACGCGCACCTCGACAGTTCCAACGTGAACATGGTCACATGCGGCGGCCAGGCGACCATCCCGATCGTTGCCGCCGTCAGTTCGGTCGCCAGGGTGCATTATGCCGAAATCGTCGCGTCGATTTCGTCAAGGTCCGCCGGGCCAGGGACGCGGGCCAATATCGACGAATTCACCGAGACGACGTCGAAAGGCATCGAGCAGGTCGGCGGCGCGGACAAGGGCAAGGCGATCATCATCCTCAACCCCGCCGAACCGCCGATGCTGATGCGCGATACGGTGTTCACCCTGTCGAGCGGTGCTGACGAAGCCGAAATCGAGGCAGCGGTGAAGGCGATGGTGGAGCGTGTTGCGGCCTATGTCCCCGGCTATCGCATGAAGCAGGACGTCCAGTTCGAACGGTTCGGATCCAACAATCCGGTGCGAATAACGGGTGTCGGAGAGTTCGAGGGGATCAAGAGCACGGTGTTCCTGGAGGTGGAAGGCGCGG
It includes:
- a CDS encoding acetaldehyde dehydrogenase (acetylating): MSKIKAAIIGSGNIGTDLMIKIMRNSDVLEMGAMVGIDPESDGLKRASRLGVATTHEGIDGLARLDVWPEIGVVFDATSASVHQRHSSVVTGAGKVMIDLTPAAIGPYVIPVVNGDAHLDSSNVNMVTCGGQATIPIVAAVSSVARVHYAEIVASISSRSAGPGTRANIDEFTETTSKGIEQVGGADKGKAIIILNPAEPPMLMRDTVFTLSSGADEAEIEAAVKAMVERVAAYVPGYRMKQDVQFERFGSNNPVRITGVGEFEGIKSTVFLEVEGAAHYLPAYAGNLDIMTSAGLATAEKIARRKFLQETVR